From Rutidosis leptorrhynchoides isolate AG116_Rl617_1_P2 chromosome 3, CSIRO_AGI_Rlap_v1, whole genome shotgun sequence, a single genomic window includes:
- the LOC139898769 gene encoding putative lipase ROG1 — MESNKIDEMKASNEAVNKLKNKKKISLIVKKLSCFRSPDYEFPTIDEVDGNGNVDMTSASTDKKHSPIHLVVMVNGLVGSANNWKFAAKQFLKSYPEDLIVHCSERNSSLLTFNGVDVMGNRLANEVMSVIKRNPNLQKISFIGHSLGGLIARYAIAKLYTRDSTNNDCSENISNERIAGLVPINFISVATPHLGTGGHRQVPMFGGSNSVEKVANQISWVLGRTGRHLFLTDNKAHRQPPLLIQMVNDSEDLKFFSALKSFRRHVVYANAHFDHIVGWSTSSIRRRNELPQRKDLVRSSKYPHILIGDATNTIKQEKPIKFKVNSFNTARASMEETMIRGLAKISWERIDVSFKGSKQKYFAHNTIQVNTPWINSDGADIIQHLVDNFHL, encoded by the exons ATGGAATCAAACAAAATTGATGAAATGAAAGCTTCAAATGAAGCTGTAAACAAGTTAAAAAACAAGAAGAAGATATCACTGATTGTGAAAAAATTAAGTTGTTTCCGATCACCGGATTATGAATTTCCGACAATCGATGAAGTTGACGGTAACGGTAACGTTGATATGACGTCAGCTTCTACGGATAAAAAACACTCCCCGATTCACCTTGTTGTTATGGTTAATGGCTTGGTTGGCAG TGCTAATAATTGGAAATTTGCTGCAAAACAGTTCTTAAAGAGCTATCCTGAGGATCTTATTGTTCACT GCAGCGAACGCAATTCATCATTGTTGACATTTAATGGCGTTGATGTGATGGGAAACAGATTAGCCAATGAG GTGATGTCTGTTATAAAAAGAAATCCTAATCTTCAGAAGATATCTTTTATAGGTCACTCGCTTGGTGGCCTGATAGCTCGGTATGCTATTGCTAAGCTTTATACTCGAGATTCAACGAATAATGATTGCTCAGAGAATATCTCTAACGAAAGAATAGCTGGATTAGTGCCTATAAACTTTATAAGTGTTGCGACTCCACATCTTGGTACAGGTGGACATCGACAG GTTCCAATGTTTGGTGGATCTAATAGTGTTGAGAAAGTAGCTAACCAAATATCTTGGGTTCTTGGAAGAACTGGCCGGCACCTATTTTTGACCGATAATAAAGCTCACAGACAACCTCCTCTATTGATTCAGATGGTCAATGATTCTGAAGACTTAAAATTTTT TTCTGCATTGAAGTCCTTCAGGCGCCATGTTGTCTATGCAAATGCCCATTTTGACC ATATTGTGGGTTGGAGTACATCGTCTATTAGACGTCGAAACGAGCTTCCCCAG CGTAAAGATCTTGTTAGAAGCAGTAAATACCCTCATATTTTAATCGGAGACGCAACAAATACCATTAAACAAGAGAAACCTATCAAATTTAAAGTCAATAGTTTCAATACAGCCAGAGCATCCATGGAAG AAACGATGATTAGAGGCTTGGCTAAAATAAGCTGGGAAAGAATTGATGTTAGCTTCAAAGGAAGTAAGCAAAAATATTTTGCCCATAACACAATCCAG GTAAACACTCCTTGGATAAATTCAGATGGTGCTGACATTATACAACATCTTGTCGACAACTTCCACTTGTAG